The genomic stretch AGGAGACCTTCTTCGAGTGGGGCGCTTCCGCCGCGTTCTCCCGTGCGGAGGCTCCCGCTCTCGACTTCGTCCACATGGCGACGGCCGATCCCGACTTCAACGTCCGGGTGGCCCAGAAGAGCAGGTTCGCCTCCTTCGACCCGGGGCAGGATCTCCTCTGCTACACCCCCGATCAGCTCGAGATCATCCTCGCGAACATCGATATCCTCTTCTCGAACAACCACGAGATGGACCGGATGTGCGAGATGCTGGGGCTGGAGCGGACCGCACTCGTCGCGTCGATCCCGATGACGGTCACGACCCGGGGGGCGGAGGGGAGCATCCTCTGCATGGACGGCGAGGAGTACCACGTTCCGGCCGTCACCGTCGAGGCCGTCGACCCCACCGGTGCCGGTGACGGCTACCGTGCCGGGTTCCTCACGGCGTTCCGGAAGGGCTACGCCCCGCTCGACTGCTGCCGCGCGGGGGCGGTGGTCTCTTCCTTCGTCGTCGAGCGGCCGGGCACCCAGACGAACCTCCCCGACTGGGAGCGGATGCTTGCGCGGTACCGGAAAGTCTTTGGCGAGCCCGGCGAAATTATCATCTGAATTATGGGAAATACAGCGCTAATGGCCGGCATCTCTCTGCCGGCCGCCGTTTCCGGCCCGAGGATACCCGGAGGCGCCTGATGGAGTCCGGCCCCGACGTGCGTGTCGAGCGGCTCACCCGCTACATCTTCTCCGCTCCATCCTGGCCGCGGTCGCTTGCACTCATCGTTGTGCTTGGTTTCGTCATCGATGCTGCCACCTACCGGGTGGGGGACGAGTTGTTCCTGATCGGCACCCTCGGGTTCTCGGTCCCGGCACTGGTCGCTTTCCTGCTGACGGTGCCGCTGGTGCGGGTCTTCGGCGGCTACATCACCTGGAACCGGTCGGCGCTCCTCGCCCTGGCCTGCACGGTTCTTGCGGTGATCCTGAGCCTTTCCCCGGTGCTTGTCTTTGGTCGTGCTCTCTTTCCCATGCTTTATGCGGTCGCGTTCGGCCTGGCCTTCGGCCTCCGGCTGCTGGTTCTCGCGGCCGTTGCCGACTACCGGATCAGCCGGATGGTCCTCCCCGCGTTCACCCAGAGCGCAGCCGCCATAGCGGTCGGAACCTGGTTCTTCACCCCCGGGTTCGTCCCCTATGCCCTCCTGCTCCAGGCGGTCTTCGGGCTGGTCTTCATCTTTCTGATCTGGCTGATCGAGCGGCCGCTGAAGCGGGCGTTCCAGATCAGCGGGCTCAATTTCCTCAACACCTTCATCGCCCACCTGACCGACGGGTCGAAGAACATGGAGGACTTCTTCCGCGAGATCGGCGAGGAGGTCTATGTGCCCCAGATCTCGCTCTTCTTCTCCCGCGACGCCGGAAAAGACGTCCTCTTCACCGTCCCGAACGTCCACCCCGGCCCGATGGGGGACGTCGGCGGCGGGAACCTCCCCCGGATCCTCCACGATACGTTCCCCGAGGAGACGCTCGTCGCCCACGGCTGCGCCACCCACGATTTCAACCTGGTCTCGGAGAGCGAGATCGAGAAGATCGCTCGCGCCGTTGAGGCGTCCCGTGAAGGGCTCGCCTTCTCCGCCGTCGCGAGCCGTCCCGTCCGGGTCGAATCGGGCTCGGTCTCGATCCTCTGCCAGCGGTTCGGGGACGCTCTCCTGATGGTGAGCACCCGGTCACCGGAGCGGACGGAGGATCTCGACTACTCGGTCGGGATGGCGATCATGGCCGAAGGGCGGTGCGCCTTCTCGGAGGTCGCGTTCGTGGACGCTCACAACTGCATGACCAGCGTGGGCTCCCCGGTCCTCCCGGCGACGCGGATCGCGACGGAGTACATCGCCGCCGCACGCGAGGGATTCCGGGCTGCACGGGACCTCCCGGCGGAGCCGCTCGCGATCGGTGTCTCGCATGTCCGGGTTCCGTTCACCCGCGAGCAGGGGTTCGGGTCGCTCGGGGTGCAGGCGCTGGTGACGGAGGTCGAGGGGAAGCGGGCGGCCTACGTCCTGATCGACGGGAACAACATGGCCCCGGGCGTCCGGGAGCAACTGCGGGCCGTGGCGCTCGAAGACGTCGACGAGGCGGAGATCATGACGACCGATACGCACACGGTGAACACGATCACCGGGAAGAACCCGGTCGGCTACGTGGTGCCGGCGAAGGCGATCGTCCCCTACATCGAGCAGGCAGTCCGCGAAGCGATCGCCGATCTCGCGCTGGCCCGCGTGGGGGCGGCGACGGCCTCGTGCGAGGGGGTTGTCGTCTTCGGGTCGCAGCGGGTCTCGCAGCTCGCGAGCACCGTGAACGCGATGCTCGTGTTCATCGCCCCGCTGAGCCTGATGATCCTCATCCTCGCGTTCCTGCTCTCGGTCATCGCCTATATCGCGCTCCAGTAGGGGCGGGAACGCCCTTTTTCTTTTTGCACGCCCAACCCCTATCATGAACTACCGGTTCGCTGGTCGGATGGGGTGTGCCCCGGAGTCGTTCCTCGAAGAGCTCTTCCGTGTCTCGGCGGTGCCCGGGGTGATATCGTTTGCAGGAGGCCTGCCGGGCTCGGCCTACATCGACGTCGAGGGGATCCGGGAGGCGGCCCGCGAGGTCTTTGCCGAAGAGGGGCGGACGGCGCTCCAGTACACGACGACGGACGGCTACCCCCCCCTCCGGGAGTTCATCGCCGACCGTTACCAAAGAAGGCTCGGCCTCCCGGCGACGCCCGAGGAGATCCAGATCGTGAACGGCTCGCAGCAGTGCCTCGACCTGGTCGCGAAGATCTTCCTCGACCCGGGGGACGCCGTCGGGATGGAGCGGCCGGGCTACCTCGGCGCGATCGAGGCCTTCTCCCTCTACGAACCTGTCGTTCATTCGGTTCCCCTGGAGGAGGACGGCCCGGACCTCGCGGCGTTTGCGTCGCTCGTCCACGACCACGCGCCGAAGTTCTTCTACGGCATCCCGAACTCGCAGAATCCGTCGGGGACGACCTACTCGGAAGGGAAGCGTCGGGCGGTCGCGGAGATCCTCGAAGGAACGGATACGGTCTTCTACGAGGACGACGCCTTTGGGGAGCTCTTCTTCGACGGGAAACCGCGGCCGCCGGTGAAGCGCTACCTCCCGGAGCAGACGGTGATCTCGGGGTCGTTCTCGAAGATTGTCGCACCCGGGATGCGGATCGGCTGGATATATGCGCCGGTACCGGTCCTTCGTGAGTTCAACGTCGCGAAGCAGGCGGCCGACCTCCACTCGAACTTCCTCTGCCAGGTGATCCTGCACCGCTACCTTTCGACGCACGATCTCGATGCCCACGTCGCCCGCGTTGCGGCGGTCTACGGCGCAAACTGCCGGCTGATGTGCGACCTCCTCGACGACCTGATGCCGCCGGGGACGACCCATACGAACCCCGAGGGCGGGATGTTCATGACGGCGGCCCTGCCGGACGGCGTCTCGTCGATGGAGGTCTTCCGTGAGGGCGTCAAAGAGGGCGTCGCGGTCCTTCCCGGGGTTCCGTTCTACGTCGACGGCGGCGGGGAGGATACGATCCGGCTGAACTTCTCTGCGGCCGGCGAGGAGGAGATCGCGGAGGGGATCCACCGGCTGGCGAGGGTGGTGCGGCGGCTGGCCTGATCTCTGTTTCACAATATTTAACGGCAGCGAGAGTCCTGTACTCTTCAATGACCTCCTTCTCCTCGCATCCGGGCTACTTCCGGTTCTGCACCGCTCTCCTCATCTTCCTGCTCGTCGTCCCCGGCTGCTGCCTCGCCGCGGCCGACCCCGACGCCCGGGCCTCGGCCGCCGTCGCGGAGGAGGACTGGGACGGGGTCCTCATCGCGACCGGCGAGGGGCTTGTCGACGAGCCCGGGAACGCCGCCCTCCTCTGCATGGAGGGATACGCCCTGCGCAAACTCGGGCGCTACCCGGAGGCGGCGGCCGTGGTGAGCAAGGCGATCGCCCTCGACCCAAAACCCGTCCGCTACACGAACCGCGGGTATGCGTACCTCGCGATGGGGAACTATTCCGCCGCGCTCGCCGACGCGGAGGCCGCGCTCCTCCTCGACCCTGCAGACGCCACGTCCTGGGGCATGAAGGCGATGGCGCTCGCCGGGATGGACGACCTTGCCGGCGCAGAGTCGGCCATCGACCGGGCACTCGCCCTCGCTCCGGAGAGCGCCCACCTCTGGCACGTCCGGGGTGAGGTCCTCCTTGCCGCCGGCAGCGCCGCGGAGGCGGCCGCGGCCCTGAACCGCTCGCTCACGCTCGACCCTGACTACAGCCTTCCCTGGCCGGATATGCCGGACGCCCGCGAGGACCTGGCGGCGGCGATGCAGGCTGCTACTCCTCCGACGGCGGTGCCGGTCGGGAGTTTGATCGCAGTCGCCGGCCTGCTTGCGGTTGGTGCGTGGTCTCTCCGGCGGCGTTGACCCGTGCGTCGTGCCCGGAACGCCTCCGCCGGGTAAACGGATCGCCGTAACGCAACTCCTCTATCGCGATCCGTCTGACCCGGCCCGGTCTTCCCTTTCTCCTGTTTTGGCGTTCACCATACTCCACGCCACGAGCCAGCACCCGATCATGACGAGCAGCCCGTGGGCGATACGGGCCGGCGGGGGCGTGAAGAACTGCGGGAGGAAGAGTGCAAAACCGAGCGCGAGCGGGATGCCGCTCCACCGGGGGAGGATGCCCGAGCGCCAGATCGCGGCTGCGAAGAGGATGCTGCCTGCCGCAAGAGCGAGGAGGCCGGCCGCGAAGAACCAGACGCCTTCCCCGAACCGGATCGCGTCCGTGAGCGTTACCAGAAGATCGACGCTGTTCTGCTCGATCGCCTCCCGGCCCACGGCGGCGAGTGCAAACGTTTCGGCCCCGTAATAGGGGAGGACCAGCCCGACGCCGGTCCAGGTCAGGACGAGCGCCGCGATGCCCTGGGGTTCGGCCTTTGTCTCGCGCAGGGCACCGTAGAGGCCGAGCAATCCGAGCACGAGCAGGATGAACCCCACCATGGCGAGCGTGTGCGAGAGGAGCCAGGCGGGGGAGGCGAATGCCCCGGCGCCGGCGAGGGACGCTTCGTCGGTGTACGGTCGGATCGCGGGATACGCGAAGAAGCAGGCGCCTGCAACCGCGAGCGAGAGCGCCGATAGATGGATCCTGGTGCCCGTCATTGTTTTCTCCGGGTTCGTATCCCTTTCGCGTCTTCGCGTCCTTCGCGTGAGGCTGTTTCGGTGCTCAACCCAATTATCTCACGCGAAGCCGCGAAGAACGTGAAGTTCAGTAGACAGATCTGTGCCTCCCCTATCCGGTCTTGCTATTCCTGCCGGCAGGGCTTACCGGGGACGGGGCTCCTCTTCACCTGGACGAGCATCAGCACCGCGTCCTCGTCGCCCACCGTCCCCGACCGGTGGCCCCTGCGCCCCTCTTCGTCGGGCCGGGTGTTCTGGTCGTTCCCGAACGAGAGTTCCCCCGGCCCCATCTCCACGCGGGTGCTGTCCATCGTCTCGACGAACCAGTGCCCCGAGAGCGGCACGATCCACTGCGGCTCCGGGTTCTCGTGCCACTCGCCCACCCAGCCCGCGGGGAGGACGAGGATGACGACGCGGCGGGCCGGGTCGCCGGGTCTCCCGATCCACGACGGGGCGGCACCGCTCGATACGCTTGCAAATTCAAAGTCGCTCATCCGGCAACGGTCCTGCCGGCTCACGCCGTTCTCGTCGGTCCAGACGTGCCAGTAGGGCACTTCGGGACTGTCCGGGTTACGGTCTCTCTCCATGGTAGTTCCCACCATTCGGGCCCGTCCTCAAATACCTTTGGGGCCGGGAGTTGCCCTGGAGAACGGTTGCCGAAGCGGGTTTTTCCCCGGCGGGGTGCGGGCGCTGGACTTAATACATGCGGTGGAGAATAGGTAATGGCACTTTTCGAGCGAGGGTAGCCAAGCCCGGCCAAAGGCGGTGGACTTAAGATCCACTCCCGCAGGGGTCCGTGGGTTCGAATCCCACCCCTCGCATTCTGGAATTTGGGTTATATCTCTGCATATTCTGGTTGTTCGAGAGGTGGCCGGGGCAAACAAAGTGATTTCCGGCCAGACAAGGTACTTTCCTGCGCTTTTTCACCGTAAAGTCATTGCCTTATCTTTTATTCCATAATATTATATGTTCACATGTATTCTAGTGCCCCGCTGGAGATGGGTGAGAAGGGTATGGTGCCTGAACAGCTGTCGCCGTCACTTCAACTGTGGTCTATTTATCTCGCCGAGAATGTGATACCCGACGAATCTGATTTTGCCCCGTTGCTTGTCAGTGCCTATATCGCCGGAGGAAAGCGGCGGGAGGCACTCTTCAAAATGGATGACGCCCCTGAAGGTTCGTTTGTGCCTGGGGGAATAGTCTTTCTTCTTCCCCACATTCTTGCGGGAATTTTTGCCGCAGTTCCATACATTCTCAAACTCCTGGATTCGACGGCATCAATAAACAATACCTTGACGACGGTCTGCAATATCCTCTCGCTACACGACAGGGCAAAAGAATCCTTTGTCGGGCCCGAACTTCAGCAGGGTGGAGATCGGGTGCAAGAACCGGTTTACTCGATCAGACAGGTAGTATCCATCCTCGACGAACAACTAAAAAACGTCCCTCTTCCGGATGAAGAGCGTGACTGCATTGCATATCGGATAATCCGCGCACTTTTGGAACGGCCCGACGGGACCATCGAAGTTATTGGGCACCTTCAGAGGAGTGTATGAATACTATTCCCGAGGAAGGGAAACTGTACTCTCTCCCCCCTTATCTCTGGATATGGCTCATAATCTTTGTAGTGACTCTCCCTTTCAACCTGACTTTCCTCCAGATACTGCTTTCTGACGTTTTTTCAACGACACCTCTCCCGGGAGAAGATATCCTTCCATTTGGATTTCTTTTGCGGATGGCAAATTTCGTTGAGTTGTTCCCGCTGCTGATAATAATTATCGGCGTTCTCTCTCTTGCGGCTCCGTCTATCAGGCGATCGTACGTACGGCGGAAGTATGGCCTCACGGACGACGTTCAGATCGCAACCCTCCTGGAGATCTCCGCGTTTATCCGGAACTACCTGCCCGATGTATCCATATCGAACAACCCGTTACGCGGAGATCAGGTCGCTTTCATATATCCTGTTGGTTTTCGGAAGGCGGGTATGGGACTCATGGGGGGTGTGGTGAAACTCTGGAAATCGGATAACGAGGGTGCGCGGGGAGTCCTCCTTCATGAGATCGCCCATGTCCGAAACGGTGACACCCTGATCATCGGTGCAGGAAGCGGTTTCCGAATCCTGTTCAACTTCTGGCCCGTCCTCTTTGTTGTTACAGTCGTTGTCTCGGTCATCATCGTATGGCTTATGACGTCGTATCTGCTCTTCACCGAACTCTCCGGACTGATGCCTCCCGGGGAAATTATCACCTATAAATTTGAACAGGTTCTGTTCCTGACTCTCCCGTCTCTATTCTTCATGCTGCTGACAAGCCTGATGTGGGTTGCGAGTATTATCTTCCTGCCGCTGGCAGCCCTCTGGTACTCAGAACTGGCAGCCGACTGTATTGCAGCCCGGTACCAGGGAGCGCCAGCACCTCTTGTCAGAGCGTTAAGTTTGCATTCCATGCCGGTTTCCCGATGGAGATGGCTCCTTGCACGTGCGACACATCCTCCTACAAGGCTCCGGTTGTTTATACTACAACATGTCTCTTCGCCTTTCATCCACATGTTACTGCTCATTTTAACATTCCCGGCTGCTATGGTCATATCTATGCTTTTTACAGTCCTGTACTACGCCTCTTTCGATCTGTCGGTTCTCTTGACTAACCAGGTGTCGCTTTCCACCACAGCGGGTATTCTTCCGAGAGTGACCGTCATCACTGCAGCGTCGCTTTTCTTCGTCGGCATCAGCATCCTGCTGTGGCCTTCCGTCGTGAAATTTCTGCATGGGTTGTCGTCGGACGACAGTGATCTTCTCCGGTGGAAAAGAGCGCATCTTACGGGTGGGATAATTACGTTCATTCTAGCCGTACTCTTAATGGGCACTTTACTCACGTGACGGTACTTCTGGCTTTCATAACTCGCCCACAACAGCCTCAGATACGGCCCCATCCTTAGATCAACACTAACCCGAATTTTGCATATTCCTCGCATTCTGAATTGCTGACTGTGGATCTCCAAATACCCGGCGTCCTCATGGGATCCGGTCGACGCCAAAGCGGTCCCGCACACGTCTCCGGCGAGTCTGACCAGGTAACGCGATGCATACGAAATTTATTATGCTACTTTTATTAATGTGCCGCCATGTCTCCCACATTCCGTGATGCAACCATCAACTCCGTAGAAGCGACTGCCACGGTCAGCGGCAGCACGGGCGGCGGCCGCGACGAGAAGGGCAACGTGTATTTCTTCCCGAACGTCTCGGTGAGCATCGGCTACTGGTTCGACAACGAAGGAGTTCCGTCTTCGGACTGGGACACGCACTTCAAGGCGCAGCTGTGGATCAACGGCGAGCTGGTCGGCAAGAAACAGGATCTCTCTGCCGGCGGCCCGCAGACCTACACGTTCTTCGCGCACAAGTTCCCGGCAGCGGGCACCTACAAGGTGGAGGTTCGCGGGAAGAACGCGAAGTCGGTCGACGTTACGATCAAGGACCCCCCGGTGCAGGAGAAGAAGGCGGCGCAGTGACGGGGAGAGCGTCTAAATTTTCGCTAATCTATAACCGCCCTGTTCTGGATCTGTTGAGCACCGAAAACCACTTATGAGATTGTGCAATATGTGTACCTGTTATACTCGCTACTGTCCTCGTTTTGGACGGTAGTCTGTTCTTTTGTTCATTCCCATATCATGAGCAGGTTCAGGTAGCCCGG from Methanoculleus chikugoensis encodes the following:
- a CDS encoding carbohydrate kinase family protein; amino-acid sequence: MISVVGHTAIDHLFRVPKLPGRHNSTYITGHEVYFGGGAANIAAGIAMLGERCRLVSTVGGDFPGSDYDRWLHGLEIVQDFTQVKDARTATAYVFTDDDGDQETFFEWGASAAFSRAEAPALDFVHMATADPDFNVRVAQKSRFASFDPGQDLLCYTPDQLEIILANIDILFSNNHEMDRMCEMLGLERTALVASIPMTVTTRGAEGSILCMDGEEYHVPAVTVEAVDPTGAGDGYRAGFLTAFRKGYAPLDCCRAGAVVSSFVVERPGTQTNLPDWERMLARYRKVFGEPGEIII
- a CDS encoding DUF2070 family protein — protein: MESGPDVRVERLTRYIFSAPSWPRSLALIVVLGFVIDAATYRVGDELFLIGTLGFSVPALVAFLLTVPLVRVFGGYITWNRSALLALACTVLAVILSLSPVLVFGRALFPMLYAVAFGLAFGLRLLVLAAVADYRISRMVLPAFTQSAAAIAVGTWFFTPGFVPYALLLQAVFGLVFIFLIWLIERPLKRAFQISGLNFLNTFIAHLTDGSKNMEDFFREIGEEVYVPQISLFFSRDAGKDVLFTVPNVHPGPMGDVGGGNLPRILHDTFPEETLVAHGCATHDFNLVSESEIEKIARAVEASREGLAFSAVASRPVRVESGSVSILCQRFGDALLMVSTRSPERTEDLDYSVGMAIMAEGRCAFSEVAFVDAHNCMTSVGSPVLPATRIATEYIAAAREGFRAARDLPAEPLAIGVSHVRVPFTREQGFGSLGVQALVTEVEGKRAAYVLIDGNNMAPGVREQLRAVALEDVDEAEIMTTDTHTVNTITGKNPVGYVVPAKAIVPYIEQAVREAIADLALARVGAATASCEGVVVFGSQRVSQLASTVNAMLVFIAPLSLMILILAFLLSVIAYIALQ
- a CDS encoding PLP-dependent aminotransferase family protein; protein product: MNYRFAGRMGCAPESFLEELFRVSAVPGVISFAGGLPGSAYIDVEGIREAAREVFAEEGRTALQYTTTDGYPPLREFIADRYQRRLGLPATPEEIQIVNGSQQCLDLVAKIFLDPGDAVGMERPGYLGAIEAFSLYEPVVHSVPLEEDGPDLAAFASLVHDHAPKFFYGIPNSQNPSGTTYSEGKRRAVAEILEGTDTVFYEDDAFGELFFDGKPRPPVKRYLPEQTVISGSFSKIVAPGMRIGWIYAPVPVLREFNVAKQAADLHSNFLCQVILHRYLSTHDLDAHVARVAAVYGANCRLMCDLLDDLMPPGTTHTNPEGGMFMTAALPDGVSSMEVFREGVKEGVAVLPGVPFYVDGGGEDTIRLNFSAAGEEEIAEGIHRLARVVRRLA
- a CDS encoding tetratricopeptide repeat protein — its product is MTSFSSHPGYFRFCTALLIFLLVVPGCCLAAADPDARASAAVAEEDWDGVLIATGEGLVDEPGNAALLCMEGYALRKLGRYPEAAAVVSKAIALDPKPVRYTNRGYAYLAMGNYSAALADAEAALLLDPADATSWGMKAMALAGMDDLAGAESAIDRALALAPESAHLWHVRGEVLLAAGSAAEAAAALNRSLTLDPDYSLPWPDMPDAREDLAAAMQAATPPTAVPVGSLIAVAGLLAVGAWSLRRR
- a CDS encoding cupin domain-containing protein; its protein translation is MERDRNPDSPEVPYWHVWTDENGVSRQDRCRMSDFEFASVSSGAAPSWIGRPGDPARRVVILVLPAGWVGEWHENPEPQWIVPLSGHWFVETMDSTRVEMGPGELSFGNDQNTRPDEEGRRGHRSGTVGDEDAVLMLVQVKRSPVPGKPCRQE
- a CDS encoding M48 family metalloprotease — translated: MNTIPEEGKLYSLPPYLWIWLIIFVVTLPFNLTFLQILLSDVFSTTPLPGEDILPFGFLLRMANFVELFPLLIIIIGVLSLAAPSIRRSYVRRKYGLTDDVQIATLLEISAFIRNYLPDVSISNNPLRGDQVAFIYPVGFRKAGMGLMGGVVKLWKSDNEGARGVLLHEIAHVRNGDTLIIGAGSGFRILFNFWPVLFVVTVVVSVIIVWLMTSYLLFTELSGLMPPGEIITYKFEQVLFLTLPSLFFMLLTSLMWVASIIFLPLAALWYSELAADCIAARYQGAPAPLVRALSLHSMPVSRWRWLLARATHPPTRLRLFILQHVSSPFIHMLLLILTFPAAMVISMLFTVLYYASFDLSVLLTNQVSLSTTAGILPRVTVITAASLFFVGISILLWPSVVKFLHGLSSDDSDLLRWKRAHLTGGIITFILAVLLMGTLLT